A section of the Brachyhypopomus gauderio isolate BG-103 chromosome 13, BGAUD_0.2, whole genome shotgun sequence genome encodes:
- the plekho1b gene encoding pleckstrin homology domain-containing family O member 1b, with product MKKNNSTKRGLQDFNQQPAQPDKIGWIRKYCGKGLFRDIWKSRYIVLKGEKLYISEKEVKDEKKIHEVVDLTDYERSEELRKAKSRTKKNHSKFTLLCSEQPGNTVPNLVFLAVSPEEKESWINALNIAITRGKNRILDEVIVEEVSCLAHPTRDRAKIPQTRRLPTRGHLLAVASTSTSDGMLTLDLIQEEDAPASYEQDTCENDFQVKQDKSVTPLTSRPDADNCKLSSGADTAGKSQSLPRKSESSWDCRDGQSRAAAEKSRCVSMDEILSHSEARTTKVAAQHCLPSAPARSVDRLHELITQKLERTQELLGEVRTQGRPASGSPAKARSVEEQRAEAERLLEEASLAWGQARDVLGEVKELRALCRQLDSASSATSPSVRLKSPQHTSYRKSMM from the exons ATGAAGAAGAACAATTCAACAAAGCGG GGTTTGCAGGACTTCAACCAGCAGCCTGCTCAACCAGACAAAATTGGGTGGATTCGCAAGTACTGTGGGAAAGGCCTCTTCAGAGACATATGGAAAAGCCGATACATTGTTCTAAAAGGAGAAAAACTGTACATCTCAGAAAAAGAG GTGAAGGATGAGAAGAAAATCCACGAGGTGGTCGACCTAACAGACTATGAGAGGTCTGAGGAGCTTCGCAAGGCCAAGAGTCGGACCAAGAAGAACCACAGCAAGTTCACACTGCTTTGCTCTGAGCAGCCGGGCAACACT GTTCCAAATCTGGTCTTCCTGGCTGTCAGCCCAGAAGAGAAGGAGTCATGGATTAATGCCTTAAACATAGCCATCACGAGGGGCAAGAACCGTATCCTGGATGAG GTTATCGTGGAAGAGGTCAGCTGTCTGGCCCATCCCACACGGGACAGAGCTAAGATACCCCAAACTCGACGACTACCTACCCGCGGGCACCTTTTGGCAGTG GCCTCAACATCCACATCAGATGGCATGCTGACCCTTGACCTTATTCAGGAGGAAGATGCACCAGCATCCTATGAACAGGACACCTGTGAGAACGACTTCCAGGTTAAGCAGGACAAATCTGTGACTCCTCTTACCTCGAGGCCCGATGCGGACAACTGCAAGCTTTCCAGTGGTGCCGACACTGCGGGGAAGTCCCAGAGCTTGCCGCGAAAGAGCGAGAGTTCCTGGGACTGCAGGGACGGCCAAAGTCGAGCGGCCGCCGAGAAGAGCCGCTGCGTCTCCATGGACGAGATTCTGTCACACTCGGAGGCGCGGACCACCAAGGTCGCCGCCCAGCACTGCCTGCCGTCGGCCCCCGCGCGGTCCGTCGACCGGCTGCACGAGCTGATCACCCAGAAGctggagaggacacaggagCTGCTCGGCGAGGTGCGGACCCAGGGCCGCCCGGCCAGCGGCAGCCCCGCCAAGGCCCGGAGCGTGGAGGAGCAGCGGGCAGAGGCGGAGCGGCTGTTGGAGGAGGCGTCGTTGGCGTGGGGCCAGGCGCGCGACGTGCTCGGGGAGGTGAAGGAGCTACGGGCACTGTGCAGGCAGCTGGACTCGGCCTCCTCCGCCACCTCCCCCAGCGTCAGGCTGAAGAGCCCACAGCACACGAGCTACAGGAAGAGCATGATGTGA